From Actinopolymorpha cephalotaxi, one genomic window encodes:
- a CDS encoding sulfurtransferase has translation MSPILSVPDLVTWLAGDQPPVVLDVRWTLAGPPAPEVYRAGHVPGARYVDFDTVLSGPADPAGGGRHPLPSAQVFTAAMRDLGVRTDSDVVVYGAPDGFGAARAWWCLRYFGHRSVRVLDGGFAAWAGAGQPVETGEQAPVEVAGDFTARPGGMPVLDVDEAARLARSGLLLDARAGERYRGETEPVDPVGGHIPGALSAPTAANLDADGRLLDATQLRERFAALGIDSPAADVPGQDAASAGPDPAEGGSVVGTYCGSGVSAAQQVLALELAGVRAGLYVGSWSDWVSDRRRPVATGPDRG, from the coding sequence ATGAGCCCGATCCTCTCCGTGCCCGATCTGGTCACCTGGCTGGCTGGTGACCAGCCGCCCGTCGTCCTCGACGTCCGGTGGACGCTTGCCGGGCCACCGGCCCCGGAGGTCTACCGCGCCGGGCACGTGCCCGGCGCGCGGTACGTCGACTTCGACACCGTGCTGTCGGGTCCGGCCGATCCGGCCGGCGGTGGGCGGCACCCCCTGCCCTCCGCGCAGGTGTTCACCGCGGCCATGCGTGACCTCGGCGTACGGACCGACAGCGACGTGGTGGTCTACGGCGCCCCCGACGGGTTCGGCGCCGCGCGCGCCTGGTGGTGCCTGCGGTACTTCGGCCACCGCTCGGTACGCGTGCTCGACGGCGGGTTCGCCGCCTGGGCCGGAGCCGGGCAACCGGTCGAGACGGGGGAGCAGGCACCGGTCGAGGTCGCGGGCGACTTCACCGCCCGGCCGGGTGGCATGCCGGTCCTCGACGTGGACGAGGCGGCCCGGCTCGCCCGGTCCGGCCTGCTCCTCGACGCCCGGGCGGGGGAGCGCTACCGCGGTGAGACCGAACCCGTCGACCCGGTGGGCGGGCACATCCCCGGTGCGCTGAGCGCTCCCACCGCGGCGAACCTCGACGCCGACGGCCGGCTCCTGGACGCCACCCAGCTTCGGGAGCGGTTCGCGGCGCTGGGGATCGATTCACCGGCAGCCGACGTGCCGGGGCAGGACGCGGCATCGGCCGGGCCGGACCCGGCCGAGGGCGGATCCGTCGTGGGCACCTACTGCGGTTCCGGGGTGAGCGCGGCGCAGCAGGTGCTCGCCCTGGAGTTGGCCGGCGTACGCGCCGGGTTGTACGTCGGCTCCTGGTCAGACTGGGTGTCCGACCGCCGGCGCCCGGTGGCCACCGGCCCGGACCGGGGCTGA
- the sepH gene encoding septation protein SepH: MRDVRLVHLSDDGTHLLLTHEGSGEEFALKIDDRLRGAVVSDRARQGSAPLEKQSRLRPKEIQARLRAGESSESVAAAAEVPIERILRYAGPVLAEREYTAGQARRCALRRNGREGPAQILDEAVGSRLDALGIGRDHATWDAWRTPEGRWAVTVTFAFEGDEHRAMFSYDPLGRVVVTSDAKARALVGEAPMDSIVPPPAAPAAPEPAAEPLSREAHRLRLAPPPAEARPDTEDTIDLSHSIGRQLAAGQGPRAVPADRPSTRGTGNANEPDDLDPDEVPDLNEAPETEPAAASAPADELPPPPAPAAARKAHGTRTEVAPEPEDAEPDEPAEPEVAAASERATGEKDEREHEEQEQQPVPEQPARRRAAEARRRRARAAGGKGKGRSAVPSWDDILFGGGRGSE, from the coding sequence GTGCGCGACGTCAGGCTGGTACACCTCAGCGACGACGGCACCCATCTGCTCCTGACTCACGAGGGCTCGGGGGAGGAGTTCGCGCTCAAGATCGACGACCGGCTCCGCGGAGCCGTCGTCAGTGACCGGGCGCGGCAGGGTTCGGCGCCGCTGGAGAAGCAGAGCAGGCTCCGGCCCAAGGAGATCCAGGCTCGGCTGCGTGCCGGTGAGTCGTCGGAGTCCGTCGCCGCGGCCGCCGAGGTGCCGATCGAGCGGATCCTGCGCTACGCCGGTCCCGTGCTGGCCGAACGCGAGTACACCGCCGGGCAGGCCCGCCGCTGCGCCCTTCGCCGCAACGGGCGCGAGGGTCCGGCACAGATTCTCGACGAGGCGGTCGGCAGCCGGCTGGACGCGCTCGGGATCGGCCGCGACCACGCCACGTGGGACGCTTGGCGCACCCCCGAGGGCCGCTGGGCGGTCACCGTCACCTTCGCGTTCGAGGGCGACGAGCACCGCGCGATGTTCAGCTACGACCCGCTCGGCCGGGTCGTCGTCACCTCCGACGCCAAGGCACGAGCCCTGGTCGGTGAGGCGCCGATGGACAGCATCGTCCCGCCGCCCGCCGCACCGGCGGCACCCGAGCCCGCCGCCGAGCCGCTGTCGCGGGAGGCCCACCGGCTCCGGCTCGCCCCACCGCCGGCCGAGGCCAGGCCGGACACCGAGGACACCATCGACCTCTCGCACAGCATCGGCCGCCAGCTCGCCGCCGGGCAGGGCCCGCGCGCGGTGCCGGCAGACCGGCCGAGCACGCGTGGCACCGGGAACGCGAACGAACCCGACGACCTCGATCCCGACGAGGTTCCCGACCTGAACGAGGCGCCGGAGACCGAGCCGGCGGCAGCGTCCGCACCGGCGGACGAGCTCCCGCCGCCCCCGGCACCCGCCGCGGCCCGGAAGGCCCACGGCACCCGGACCGAGGTCGCCCCCGAGCCGGAGGATGCCGAGCCGGACGAGCCTGCCGAGCCGGAGGTGGCTGCCGCGAGCGAGCGCGCCACCGGCGAGAAGGACGAGAGGGAACACGAAGAGCAGGAGCAACAGCCCGTTCCCGAGCAACCCGCCCGCCGTCGGGCGGCGGAGGCCCGGCGGCGCCGGGCACGTGCCGCGGGCGGCAAGGGCAAGGGCCGCAGCGCCGTGCCCAGCTGGGACGACATCCTGTTCGGCGGCGGACGCGGTTCGGAGTAG
- a CDS encoding MFS transporter, translating to MSRPAMFSPYRTILGLPGTLSFSLTGWFARLPLSMVGLGLVLLVSATTGSYGLAGTISASYVIAAAVLAPVQARLVDRHGQHLVLPLIAALNAVALGGLIVAVRAGVASPLPQALAAVAGASGPLVGSYVRARWTHLLEGRPELHTAFALEALLDEVVFMVGPPLVTLLATTVSPVAGLATAIVAGIVGACLLAAQRRTQPPVHRPGGGQLVKPPLGWPVLGPVVVACAGLGALFGSAEVVVVAVATDAGHRSASGLLLAGWATGSMLSALAMGAMRLRMPPMKRFRLGAAAIAATMLPLPFISHLGVLGVVLFLAGFAISPTLVSSMAVVQRTVPAARLNEGMAWTTTGMAAGVAAGAAVAGQVVDAAGGRAGFYVPLTAGVLTVLVAFVARTPRRRAAADVAGPVELTTT from the coding sequence GTGAGCCGCCCTGCCATGTTCAGCCCCTACCGCACGATCCTCGGCCTGCCCGGGACCCTCTCCTTCTCCCTCACCGGCTGGTTCGCCCGGCTTCCGCTGTCGATGGTCGGGCTCGGCCTGGTCCTGCTGGTGTCGGCCACCACCGGCTCCTACGGCCTGGCCGGCACGATCTCCGCGTCGTACGTCATCGCGGCGGCGGTGCTCGCCCCGGTGCAGGCCCGCCTCGTCGACCGGCACGGGCAGCACCTCGTCCTTCCCCTGATCGCGGCGCTCAACGCGGTCGCGCTGGGCGGCCTGATCGTCGCCGTCCGCGCCGGCGTCGCGTCCCCGCTCCCCCAGGCGCTGGCGGCGGTCGCCGGTGCGTCCGGGCCGCTGGTCGGTTCCTACGTCCGGGCCCGGTGGACCCACCTGCTCGAGGGCAGGCCGGAGCTGCACACGGCGTTCGCGCTGGAGGCGCTGCTGGACGAGGTCGTGTTCATGGTCGGCCCGCCGCTGGTGACCCTGCTGGCCACCACGGTGAGCCCGGTCGCGGGGCTGGCGACGGCCATCGTCGCCGGCATCGTCGGCGCCTGCCTGCTGGCCGCGCAACGGCGTACGCAACCACCGGTCCACCGTCCCGGCGGCGGGCAGCTGGTGAAGCCGCCGCTCGGCTGGCCGGTGCTCGGCCCGGTCGTCGTCGCGTGCGCTGGTCTCGGCGCGCTGTTCGGCAGCGCCGAGGTCGTGGTCGTCGCGGTCGCCACCGACGCGGGCCACCGGTCCGCGTCCGGTCTGCTGCTGGCCGGCTGGGCCACCGGAAGCATGCTGTCGGCGCTGGCGATGGGCGCGATGCGGCTGCGGATGCCGCCGATGAAGCGGTTCCGGCTCGGCGCCGCCGCGATCGCGGCGACGATGCTGCCGCTGCCGTTCATCAGTCACCTCGGCGTGCTCGGCGTCGTCCTCTTCCTCGCCGGGTTCGCGATCTCGCCCACGCTGGTGTCGAGCATGGCGGTCGTGCAGCGCACGGTCCCGGCCGCGCGGCTCAACGAGGGCATGGCCTGGACCACCACCGGGATGGCCGCGGGCGTGGCGGCCGGCGCCGCCGTCGCGGGCCAGGTCGTCGACGCCGCGGGCGGCCGCGCGGGCTTCTACGTCCCCCTCACCGCGGGAGTCCTGACCGTGCTCGTCGCGTTCGTCGCCAGGACACCACGACGACGTGCGGCCGCCGACGTCGCCGGGCCCGTCGAGCTGACCACGACCTGA
- a CDS encoding ferrochelatase — protein MRAVPIDAVLLVSFGGPEKPDDVVPFLENVTRGRGIPRERLAEVGQHYFLFGGRSPINDQCRALKAELEEDLRADGPNLPVYWGNRNWDPYLSDTLARMRADGVRRAACLFTSAYASYSGCRQYRENLADALAEVGEGAPELVRLPHYFNRPGFVAPFVDGTAEALEGLPAGSRIVFVTHSVPEAMNDASGPEGGRYVAEHRDVATAVAGEVAARTGREAGWDLVYCSRSGPPSQPWLGPDVNDHLTALAGQGVRGVAVVPIGFVSDHMEVLYDLDTEARATADRLGLAFTRVATPGIDPRFVRMVGDLVRERVAADDSEHDDSERGGGEPGSVGDVAPTGLPELTGSLGPTWGNCPAGCCRNLRGDRPAACGTD, from the coding sequence ATGCGAGCCGTCCCGATCGATGCCGTCCTGCTGGTCTCGTTCGGCGGACCGGAAAAACCGGACGACGTCGTGCCATTCCTCGAGAACGTCACCCGCGGGCGGGGCATTCCTCGCGAACGCCTCGCCGAGGTGGGCCAGCACTACTTCCTCTTCGGCGGCCGCAGCCCGATCAACGACCAGTGCCGGGCACTGAAGGCCGAGCTGGAGGAGGACCTGCGGGCCGACGGCCCGAACCTCCCCGTCTACTGGGGAAACCGCAACTGGGACCCCTACCTGTCCGACACGCTGGCCCGGATGCGCGCGGACGGGGTCCGGCGGGCGGCGTGCCTGTTCACCAGCGCCTACGCGTCCTACTCCGGCTGCCGGCAGTACCGCGAGAACCTCGCCGACGCGCTGGCCGAGGTGGGCGAGGGCGCACCGGAGCTCGTCCGGCTGCCGCACTACTTCAACCGTCCCGGTTTCGTCGCCCCGTTCGTGGACGGAACGGCCGAGGCGCTGGAGGGCCTGCCGGCCGGGTCGCGGATCGTGTTCGTCACCCATTCGGTGCCCGAGGCGATGAACGACGCCAGCGGACCCGAGGGCGGCCGCTACGTCGCCGAACACCGTGACGTCGCGACGGCCGTGGCCGGCGAGGTGGCCGCCCGGACCGGCCGGGAAGCCGGATGGGATCTCGTCTACTGCAGCCGGTCCGGACCGCCGAGCCAGCCGTGGCTGGGGCCGGACGTCAACGACCACTTGACAGCGCTGGCCGGCCAGGGAGTGCGGGGCGTCGCGGTGGTGCCGATCGGCTTCGTCTCCGACCACATGGAAGTGCTGTACGACCTGGACACCGAGGCCCGTGCCACCGCCGACCGCCTCGGGCTGGCCTTCACCCGGGTGGCCACGCCGGGGATCGATCCGAGGTTCGTCCGTATGGTCGGCGACCTCGTCCGGGAGCGGGTCGCCGCGGACGACTCGGAACACGACGACTCGGAGCGCGGCGGGGGAGAGCCCGGCAGTGTCGGTGACGTGGCGCCGACTGGGCTGCCCGAGCTGACCGGCTCGCTGGGGCCGACCTGGGGCAACTGCCCGGCCGGGTGCTGCCGCAACCTGCGTGGAGATCGTCCGGCCGCCTGCGGCACCGACTGA